The following are from one region of the Aquirufa lenticrescens genome:
- a CDS encoding ArsR/SmtB family transcription factor: MGITKTDLFTEEQNAIAQMAKVLGHPARVAILQYLVKSNTCINGDLVQELGLAQATVSQHLRELKEVGFIQGTIEGVSVCYCINPEKWAEFSQLFGEFFEHYFVAQKSNCC; the protein is encoded by the coding sequence ATGGGAATTACCAAAACAGACCTCTTTACAGAAGAACAAAATGCGATTGCGCAGATGGCCAAAGTACTCGGACATCCTGCACGCGTCGCCATTTTGCAGTATTTGGTGAAATCCAATACCTGCATCAACGGAGATTTAGTCCAAGAACTAGGTCTAGCCCAAGCCACCGTTTCTCAACATTTGAGAGAATTGAAAGAGGTGGGCTTTATTCAAGGAACGATTGAAGGAGTCTCCGTTTGTTATTGCATTAACCCAGAAAAGTGGGCAGAATTTAGCCAGCTTTTTGGGGAGTTTTTCGAACATTATTTTGTCGCACAAAAATCTAACTGTTGTTAA
- a CDS encoding low molecular weight phosphatase family protein translates to MKDTLNQNLDQILSLDIPAERREILQVLIDYIKDKRKKEQPIRLNFICTHNSRRSQFSQVWAQTAADFFQIPAQCYSGGVEVTACNERTVASLERMGFIVSKHGHSNPIYFALHTQDSRPIILFSKLYDDVINPHGNFATVMTCSHADENCPFIPGAEARIPVRYEDPKTFDDTAEEAAQYDARSRQIAGEMFYVFSRVSI, encoded by the coding sequence ATGAAGGATACGTTAAACCAAAATTTGGACCAAATTCTCTCCCTCGACATCCCAGCCGAGCGCCGAGAAATTCTACAAGTCTTAATCGATTACATCAAAGACAAACGCAAAAAAGAGCAGCCGATTCGCCTGAATTTCATCTGTACGCACAATTCGCGCCGCTCTCAATTCTCACAAGTATGGGCCCAAACCGCCGCTGACTTTTTCCAAATCCCTGCCCAATGTTATTCCGGTGGGGTAGAGGTAACGGCTTGTAATGAACGCACCGTGGCTTCGCTAGAGCGAATGGGTTTCATTGTCTCTAAACACGGGCATTCTAATCCCATCTATTTCGCCTTGCACACGCAGGATTCGCGTCCCATCATTCTTTTTTCGAAACTGTATGATGACGTCATTAATCCGCACGGCAATTTTGCGACGGTCATGACCTGTTCACACGCAGACGAAAATTGCCCTTTCATTCCTGGCGCTGAAGCACGCATTCCGGTCCGTTATGAGGATCCCAAAACCTTTGATGACACCGCTGAGGAGGCTGCGCAATACGATGCAAGATCGAGGCAGATAGCGGGAGAGATGTTTTATGTGTTTTCGAGAGTATCAATCTAG
- a CDS encoding amidohydrolase translates to MKKILIFALVSLQAFAQDADKKKVLARIQQQESHYSAIAQKIWNFAEVGYKEKQSSALLQETLKQAGFTIETGVAGIPTAFVATYGQGKPVIGIMAEYDALPGLSQDSIPTKRSLGGASGHACGHHLFGTGSSAAAIAVKEWLKETGGKGTIKLYGCPAEEGGSGKVYMVREGLFNDADVMLHWHPSDANSVSTGSSLANKTGKFRFYGLSSHAAASPERGRSALDAVEAMDFMANMMREHVPSSTRIHYVITNGGKAPNIVPDYAEVYYYVRSPQRDIVMDVWNRLEKAAEGAALGTGTRYELEVIGGVYEILPNEKLAALMNANLQTVGGYTLNPTELAFAKQIQQTPGMLQTDLASTSSVVPGRPDPSGGGSTDVGDVSWVVPTIGLGTATWVPGTTAHSWQAVAAGGTSIGKKGMMVAAKTIAGTAMDLFKNPALIEAAKAEWSKRKGAEFKYKALLGDRKPALNYRD, encoded by the coding sequence ATGAAAAAAATACTCATATTCGCTTTAGTTAGTCTACAAGCGTTCGCACAAGACGCAGACAAAAAGAAAGTCTTAGCTAGAATTCAACAACAAGAATCGCATTATAGTGCGATCGCACAGAAAATCTGGAACTTCGCCGAAGTCGGATATAAAGAAAAACAATCCTCTGCGCTCTTGCAGGAAACCCTGAAACAAGCTGGTTTTACGATTGAAACAGGTGTAGCAGGAATTCCTACCGCCTTTGTCGCAACGTATGGACAAGGAAAACCGGTGATCGGCATTATGGCGGAATACGATGCTTTACCAGGTTTATCACAAGATTCCATTCCCACTAAACGCTCTTTAGGAGGTGCTTCTGGGCATGCCTGTGGCCACCATTTATTTGGGACAGGTTCCTCTGCGGCAGCTATTGCCGTAAAAGAATGGTTAAAGGAAACCGGCGGAAAAGGAACGATTAAATTATACGGATGTCCGGCGGAAGAAGGTGGATCTGGAAAAGTATACATGGTTCGGGAGGGTTTATTTAATGACGCCGATGTCATGTTGCACTGGCACCCGAGCGATGCGAATTCGGTTTCGACGGGTTCTTCTTTGGCAAACAAAACAGGAAAATTCCGCTTTTACGGTCTTTCGTCGCATGCGGCGGCTTCACCAGAAAGAGGGCGTTCTGCCTTAGATGCGGTGGAGGCAATGGACTTTATGGCCAATATGATGCGCGAACACGTGCCCTCTTCTACGCGTATTCACTACGTAATTACAAATGGGGGTAAAGCCCCTAATATCGTCCCAGATTATGCAGAGGTGTATTATTATGTGCGTTCTCCACAGCGCGATATTGTGATGGACGTTTGGAATCGCTTGGAAAAAGCGGCAGAAGGTGCGGCTTTAGGAACTGGAACCCGTTATGAATTAGAGGTAATCGGTGGGGTATATGAGATTTTGCCAAACGAAAAGTTAGCAGCCCTTATGAATGCAAACTTGCAAACGGTGGGAGGATATACCTTGAATCCAACCGAGTTGGCTTTCGCCAAACAAATTCAGCAAACTCCAGGGATGTTGCAGACGGATTTAGCGTCCACTTCTTCGGTCGTTCCGGGTCGTCCAGATCCAAGCGGGGGAGGCTCTACGGATGTGGGAGATGTGAGCTGGGTAGTTCCTACGATTGGTTTAGGAACTGCGACATGGGTTCCGGGAACCACGGCACACAGCTGGCAAGCGGTGGCTGCCGGAGGTACAAGCATCGGTAAAAAAGGAATGATGGTGGCTGCGAAGACTATCGCTGGTACGGCCATGGATTTATTTAAAAACCCAGCCTTAATTGAAGCCGCTAAAGCAGAATGGTCAAAACGTAAAGGTGCTGAATTCAAATACAAGGCTCTTTTAGGTGATCGCAAGCCGGCTTTAAATTACCGTGATTAA
- a CDS encoding glycoside hydrolase family 88/105 protein, translating into MRYTLILLLISGSLFGQKNITTASDATAPLHALQPDYPTPYGAPTVENIQKTIDRVFAYLETATPDRFVDKTSGAEVKTYNANTLFSKGDFRPISYEWGVTYSGMLALTEVTGDVKYKNYVFIRLNLINSAVPEAIKIPADQSHVLKGLVHPRALDDIGAMGMAVVKAKKAGFTTDMSYITKRASDFILKEEHRLPDRTLVRIRPLHHTMWLDDVYMAIPALLQLGEYEEAVFQFNAYRKRMFNPNQNIYMHGYLVDATEHPEFHWGRANGWALLTNCELLEYLPANHPARPEILAQLNNHLKGLMALQDGTGFWHQLLDKNDSYLETSCTAIYTYVLAKGINKGWLDPKTYGPAAILGWNAVNTKVNEKGQVEGTCVGTGLAWDPAFYYHRPISPFAAHGYGPVLLAGAAMMDLVKHHTYQINDSAVHLK; encoded by the coding sequence ATGCGCTATACCTTAATTTTGTTGTTAATTTCTGGCTCCTTATTTGGCCAAAAAAATATCACCACCGCTTCGGACGCTACGGCGCCTCTGCATGCATTACAACCAGATTATCCTACACCTTACGGTGCGCCTACAGTTGAAAATATCCAAAAAACCATCGACCGTGTCTTCGCTTATTTAGAAACGGCGACGCCTGATCGTTTTGTGGATAAGACGAGCGGCGCAGAAGTGAAAACCTATAACGCAAATACCCTATTTAGCAAGGGGGATTTTCGTCCGATTTCCTACGAATGGGGCGTGACTTATTCCGGAATGCTCGCTTTAACAGAAGTCACCGGGGATGTGAAATACAAGAACTATGTGTTTATTCGCCTCAATCTGATAAATTCGGCTGTTCCAGAGGCCATAAAGATTCCCGCAGATCAATCTCATGTGTTGAAAGGCTTAGTGCATCCTCGCGCATTAGACGACATCGGAGCGATGGGAATGGCCGTGGTCAAGGCGAAGAAAGCAGGCTTCACGACCGATATGTCTTACATTACGAAACGTGCCTCTGACTTTATTTTAAAGGAAGAGCATCGCTTACCGGATCGCACTTTGGTGCGGATTCGACCATTACACCACACGATGTGGCTGGACGATGTCTATATGGCTATTCCGGCTTTATTGCAGTTAGGGGAATATGAGGAGGCGGTTTTTCAGTTCAATGCCTACCGCAAACGGATGTTCAATCCGAACCAAAATATTTATATGCACGGTTATTTAGTGGACGCCACGGAGCACCCGGAATTTCATTGGGGGCGTGCGAATGGCTGGGCCTTGTTGACCAACTGCGAATTATTGGAGTATTTGCCGGCGAATCACCCGGCGCGTCCGGAGATTTTGGCCCAATTGAATAATCACTTGAAAGGGCTGATGGCTTTGCAGGATGGGACGGGATTTTGGCATCAATTACTGGATAAAAATGATTCCTATTTAGAGACATCTTGCACGGCGATTTATACCTATGTTCTTGCCAAAGGCATAAACAAAGGCTGGCTCGACCCTAAAACCTATGGTCCTGCAGCGATATTAGGCTGGAATGCAGTGAATACGAAAGTGAATGAAAAAGGCCAGGTGGAAGGGACATGCGTAGGAACAGGTTTAGCCTGGGATCCTGCTTTCTACTATCACCGCCCAATTTCACCATTTGCGGCACACGGCTATGGTCCCGTTTTATTAGCTGGAGCAGCCATGATGGATTTAGTGAAACATCACACTTACCAAATCAATGATTCTGCCGTACATTTGAAATAA
- a CDS encoding YybH family protein: MKTLLYLLLFFPSLLFAQTNKDENDIKSVLQTQIKLWNKGDIEGFMEYYEKSPNLKFVGKAGVVSGWDATLQRYLKSYPNRETMGTLDFDIQEVDVTEGKTAWVLGRWHLTRPTVGDVGGYFTLLMKKINGKWLVVRDHTS, translated from the coding sequence ATGAAAACACTCCTCTACCTACTCCTATTCTTCCCCTCCCTCCTTTTCGCTCAAACAAATAAAGACGAAAACGATATCAAGTCTGTCCTGCAAACTCAGATTAAACTGTGGAACAAGGGCGATATTGAGGGTTTTATGGAATACTACGAGAAATCCCCTAATCTAAAATTCGTTGGAAAGGCTGGCGTGGTTTCAGGTTGGGATGCGACTCTTCAACGCTATTTAAAATCGTATCCTAATCGCGAGACAATGGGAACTTTGGATTTTGACATTCAAGAAGTAGATGTGACAGAAGGAAAGACTGCCTGGGTATTAGGCCGCTGGCATTTGACAAGACCGACCGTGGGTGATGTGGGTGGCTATTTTACGTTGTTGATGAAAAAAATAAACGGGAAGTGGCTGGTGGTGAGGGATCACACTTCGTAA
- a CDS encoding diacylglycerol/lipid kinase family protein, with the protein MSQKIAFLINPLKKTVAIANYFSWVIETVKVEKSDWEIQLFAKEWPSELSDFDQVWVMGGDGTFNYFVNKYRSITIPIALFKGGTGNDFYWKLYGDRSKRAHLDVVLAGHVETFDAGDCNGQLFLNGVGIGIEGEVLKSMDSIRYFKGGLGYYLAAIPNLLKFKTYQILGGREVFLCMVFNSSRAGGGFYFFPKASVQDGLLDVLYCDPIPVWKRLYYMPIIQSGKHVNLPIVEFSQTKKISIKTSRVLSAQVDGEVQTSDQFDFQVLPAKFKFIVPQL; encoded by the coding sequence ATGAGTCAAAAAATAGCGTTTCTTATCAATCCCCTAAAAAAAACTGTTGCCATTGCAAACTATTTTTCTTGGGTAATCGAGACCGTAAAGGTAGAGAAATCGGATTGGGAAATTCAGCTTTTTGCCAAAGAATGGCCTTCTGAGCTAAGTGATTTTGATCAAGTTTGGGTGATGGGTGGCGATGGAACGTTTAATTATTTTGTGAATAAATACCGTTCTATTACGATACCAATCGCCTTATTCAAAGGAGGTACAGGAAATGATTTTTATTGGAAATTATATGGAGATCGTTCGAAGCGTGCACATTTGGATGTGGTGTTAGCTGGTCACGTAGAAACATTTGATGCTGGGGACTGCAATGGGCAACTATTTTTGAATGGCGTGGGTATTGGAATCGAGGGAGAAGTACTGAAATCGATGGATTCCATTCGCTACTTTAAAGGTGGCCTGGGTTATTATTTAGCCGCTATTCCTAATTTATTAAAGTTCAAGACTTATCAAATTCTAGGCGGCCGCGAGGTATTCCTCTGTATGGTTTTCAATTCTTCTAGGGCAGGTGGAGGTTTTTATTTCTTCCCCAAAGCTTCCGTTCAAGATGGCCTACTTGATGTTTTATACTGTGACCCAATACCCGTTTGGAAGCGGCTGTATTATATGCCCATTATTCAGTCAGGAAAGCACGTTAACCTTCCAATTGTAGAATTCTCCCAAACAAAGAAGATCAGCATTAAAACAAGTCGAGTCCTCAGTGCCCAAGTGGATGGAGAAGTTCAAACCTCAGACCAATTTGATTTCCAAGTTCTTCCTGCTAAATTTAAGTTCATTGTACCTCAATTATGA
- a CDS encoding ArsI/CadI family heavy metal resistance metalloenzyme, translating to MSTFPRMHVSLYVSNLAASVNFYSTFFGQPATKVKPGYAKYVLDSPSLIISFIENPERVQANFGHLGFQVETSEEMNARLEVARKQGIVSKEEIGTSCCFAVQDKFWATDPDGVQWEVYYFHEDAEFNDPHYAAQDASACCMPPLAVAEEKPKLKIAEVQAANACAPGSGCC from the coding sequence ATGTCAACTTTTCCAAGAATGCACGTCTCCCTGTATGTCAGCAATTTAGCGGCATCGGTGAATTTTTACTCAACTTTTTTCGGTCAGCCAGCTACGAAAGTGAAACCAGGCTATGCGAAATATGTGTTAGATAGTCCCTCCTTGATTATCTCGTTTATCGAAAATCCAGAACGCGTTCAGGCAAACTTTGGCCACCTAGGTTTCCAAGTAGAAACTTCGGAAGAGATGAATGCCCGTTTAGAAGTGGCAAGAAAACAAGGGATTGTTTCCAAAGAGGAAATAGGGACATCCTGCTGCTTCGCCGTTCAAGACAAATTCTGGGCAACGGATCCCGACGGTGTTCAATGGGAAGTGTATTATTTCCACGAAGATGCAGAATTCAATGACCCGCACTACGCTGCGCAGGATGCATCTGCTTGTTGCATGCCGCCGTTAGCAGTGGCTGAAGAAAAACCAAAATTAAAAATCGCCGAAGTGCAAGCCGCAAACGCTTGTGCCCCAGGCTCAGGATGTTGCTAA
- a CDS encoding glycoside hydrolase family 88 protein, producing the protein MKKLTLILTLLSTSLFAQKIDVDKQIALAGQQYQLMLAAQPDTSTTVHSAKQDGTYRNMPSKWWCSGFFPGGLWFLYEKTKDPKWEAAARLWTAAVKKEQFNTGTHDLGFMMFDSFGNGLRLTKDPEYKKVLIQSAKSLATRFDPKIGLIKSWNGFKGGYQYPVIIDNMMNLELLFWASRETGDPRFKEIAIIHADNTMKNHFRPDYSSYHVICYDVDGKVLAKKQHQGYQDESTWTRGHAWAMYGYVEMYRNTKDKKYLDFAQKISDFYLNHPNMPADKIPYWDFYAPNIPTEERDASAGAIAASALLELSTYSGEKGKRYYADAVKMLESLSSPAYRAALGENNHFLIKHCVGAKSLNSEIDVPLIYADYYYLEGLLRYQKMAKK; encoded by the coding sequence ATGAAAAAACTAACTCTAATCCTCACCCTACTCTCTACCTCCCTTTTCGCGCAGAAAATTGATGTGGATAAACAAATCGCTTTAGCTGGACAGCAATACCAATTGATGCTAGCGGCACAGCCAGATACTAGCACGACGGTGCACTCAGCTAAACAAGATGGAACCTACCGAAATATGCCATCTAAGTGGTGGTGTTCAGGTTTCTTCCCAGGTGGACTTTGGTTCTTGTATGAGAAAACTAAGGACCCGAAATGGGAAGCAGCAGCTCGTTTATGGACGGCGGCTGTAAAGAAGGAGCAGTTTAATACGGGGACGCATGATTTGGGATTCATGATGTTTGACTCTTTTGGGAATGGTTTGCGTCTGACGAAGGATCCGGAATATAAGAAAGTGTTGATTCAATCGGCGAAGTCTTTAGCGACGCGTTTCGATCCTAAGATTGGCTTGATTAAGTCATGGAATGGTTTCAAAGGAGGGTATCAATATCCGGTGATCATCGATAACATGATGAACCTAGAATTGTTGTTTTGGGCTTCGCGCGAGACGGGGGATCCGCGTTTTAAGGAGATTGCGATTATTCACGCGGATAACACGATGAAGAACCATTTTAGACCGGATTATTCGAGTTATCACGTGATTTGCTATGATGTAGATGGCAAGGTTTTGGCCAAAAAACAACACCAAGGCTACCAAGACGAGTCTACCTGGACGCGCGGACATGCTTGGGCAATGTACGGCTACGTGGAAATGTATCGTAATACGAAGGACAAAAAATACCTTGACTTCGCCCAAAAAATCTCTGATTTCTATTTAAATCACCCGAATATGCCGGCTGACAAGATTCCGTATTGGGATTTCTATGCGCCTAACATTCCTACAGAGGAGCGCGATGCATCTGCAGGAGCGATTGCGGCTTCTGCCTTGCTCGAATTGAGTACGTATTCAGGAGAAAAAGGCAAACGTTACTATGCAGATGCGGTGAAGATGTTGGAATCGCTTTCGTCTCCAGCGTACCGTGCGGCCTTGGGAGAAAATAATCACTTCTTGATCAAGCATTGCGTGGGAGCGAAATCGCTGAATTCGGAGATTGATGTGCCCCTAATCTATGCGGATTACTATTATTTAGAAGGCTTGTTGCGCTACCAAAAAATGGCTAAAAAATAG
- a CDS encoding SDR family oxidoreductase has translation MKNTFDLTGKIALVTGCKRGIGMAMALGLAEAGADIIGVSANLELAGSQVSATVEALGRKFKAYQADFSNRDSLYAFIKQLKADYPRIDILVNNAGTILRNPAAEHSDEFWDEVLEVNLSSQFILSREIGSRMITEGSGKIIFTASLLSFQGGINVPGYAASKGGIARLTMALANEWAGKGVNVNAIAPGYISTDNTTALREDKERSASILGRIPAGRWGEPEDFKGPVVFLASEASNYVHGTILTVDGGWMGR, from the coding sequence ATGAAAAACACGTTTGATTTAACAGGAAAAATAGCGCTAGTCACGGGTTGTAAGCGTGGAATCGGAATGGCGATGGCGCTCGGTTTAGCGGAGGCAGGTGCGGATATCATTGGAGTTTCGGCTAATTTAGAATTGGCCGGTTCTCAGGTTTCTGCCACTGTGGAGGCTTTAGGTCGCAAATTCAAAGCTTACCAAGCTGACTTCTCAAATCGAGATTCGCTCTATGCGTTCATCAAACAGTTGAAAGCTGACTATCCCCGCATCGATATATTAGTAAACAACGCAGGAACGATTTTGCGTAATCCGGCAGCGGAACATTCAGATGAGTTTTGGGACGAAGTATTGGAAGTCAATCTGTCATCTCAGTTTATTTTGAGCCGCGAAATCGGTTCTCGGATGATTACTGAAGGTAGTGGAAAAATTATTTTTACTGCTTCTCTATTAAGCTTTCAAGGTGGCATTAATGTGCCGGGTTATGCTGCCAGTAAAGGCGGTATCGCCCGTTTAACAATGGCTTTAGCGAACGAGTGGGCTGGGAAAGGAGTAAATGTGAACGCGATTGCTCCGGGTTATATTTCCACTGATAATACGACGGCATTGCGCGAAGATAAAGAGCGCAGCGCTTCTATTTTAGGTCGAATTCCGGCGGGAAGATGGGGGGAACCAGAAGACTTTAAGGGTCCGGTGGTATTCTTAGCTTCTGAAGCCTCTAATTATGTACACGGAACCATTTTGACCGTTGATGGCGGCTGGATGGGAAGGTAA
- a CDS encoding PQQ-dependent sugar dehydrogenase: MIKKITLAILLAFPVLSSLAQAPDENRFVKSVLVDKLDEPMEFTFLPDGRILFVERKGDVKSYDTKTKETKTIAHLNVNTKYKNRLGQERVAEEGLMGIVLDPNFSKNHWLYLYYAHPTETKHILARMELRGDELLVEQQKVLLEVPTQREECCHTGGGMVFDKSGNLFLTVGNNTSNSNSDGYAPIDERPGQAYWDDQRGASNTNDLRGKILRIHPEANGTYTIPKGNLFAPGTPKTKPEIYTMGHRNPWRPSIDSKTGFLYWGEVGPDASVDSEKGPRGYDEFNQAKGPGYYGWPYFIGNNQAYADVNFETMAIGPKFNPAAPVNESPNNTGLRELPPATKAMIWYPYGTSDEFPLVGSSGRSATGGPVFRKANFAGAKRAFPSYYEGKWLIVEFMRGWIMAVTMDENGNYKSMERFMPSTTFGSAIDMDFSPEGDLYVLEYGSAWFRGNENARLVKIEYQGGNRKPYVEASSAKKAGAAPFTTTLSAEGTKDFDGDKLTYTWTVKKAGKFVKNLAGANPTLQLRDAGKYEVILKASDPKGLSNTASLEILVGNEAPVVDIAVEGNKSFYFEGQPVKYEVKVEDKEDGTLGKGIAKEAVATTVDYVASGYDPIEMAQSHRKADSDLFASAGLRLINASDCKSCHQMSVRSVGPSYKEVAEKYKGQDMVEKLSDKVIAGGMGVWGEHAMSAHPNISKADAKAMVNYILSLGDSKASNAIATSGTLGLKKPADQSSSKGVFVVRATYLDKGNKKMAPVQSEKWLFLRHPALNVEKADMTKGILQLITPGRSTNMVGQNPHLGYKDLDLTGISTIEISASAQARSNAAGGVIEIRLDSPTGTVIGQTAPIEVSQGGFGGPPPAAATPGKGAPLGTGVAAPASAPAATTAPAPSAAPAAPAGQRRMSGPTAQKVAIQATSGSHDLYFVAVNPKATEQQIVVQISGIEMKK, encoded by the coding sequence ATGATTAAGAAAATTACGCTAGCCATTTTACTGGCTTTTCCTGTGCTTTCTTCGCTTGCACAGGCCCCCGATGAAAATCGTTTTGTGAAGTCTGTTTTGGTGGACAAATTGGATGAACCTATGGAGTTTACCTTTTTGCCAGATGGACGAATCCTATTTGTAGAACGTAAAGGGGATGTGAAGTCTTATGATACGAAGACTAAAGAGACGAAGACGATCGCTCACTTAAATGTCAACACGAAATACAAAAACCGTTTGGGTCAAGAGCGTGTGGCAGAAGAGGGATTAATGGGTATTGTTTTGGACCCTAACTTCAGTAAAAATCACTGGTTATACCTTTATTATGCGCATCCAACGGAGACGAAGCACATTCTAGCTCGTATGGAATTGCGTGGCGATGAGTTATTGGTAGAGCAACAAAAAGTGCTTTTGGAGGTTCCTACACAGCGGGAGGAATGCTGCCATACGGGTGGTGGAATGGTTTTTGACAAATCAGGAAACTTATTCTTAACCGTGGGAAACAATACAAGTAACAGTAATTCAGATGGTTATGCGCCTATCGATGAGCGTCCGGGTCAAGCGTATTGGGATGATCAACGTGGTGCGTCTAATACGAATGATTTACGCGGAAAGATTTTACGCATTCACCCAGAGGCGAATGGCACGTATACGATTCCAAAAGGCAATTTATTTGCACCAGGTACGCCTAAGACGAAGCCAGAAATTTATACGATGGGTCACCGCAATCCTTGGAGACCTAGTATTGACTCAAAAACGGGTTTCTTATATTGGGGTGAAGTAGGTCCGGATGCGTCAGTAGATTCAGAAAAAGGTCCACGCGGTTATGATGAATTTAATCAGGCCAAAGGTCCAGGCTATTATGGCTGGCCTTATTTCATCGGAAACAACCAAGCTTATGCGGATGTGAACTTTGAGACGATGGCGATTGGACCTAAATTCAATCCAGCTGCTCCAGTGAACGAATCTCCCAATAACACCGGTTTACGTGAATTGCCACCAGCAACGAAAGCGATGATTTGGTATCCATACGGTACTTCAGATGAGTTCCCATTAGTGGGTTCATCAGGTCGTTCAGCGACGGGTGGTCCGGTCTTTAGAAAGGCGAATTTTGCAGGTGCAAAGCGTGCTTTCCCATCGTATTATGAAGGAAAATGGTTGATCGTGGAGTTTATGCGTGGTTGGATTATGGCTGTTACCATGGATGAAAATGGGAATTATAAATCTATGGAGCGCTTTATGCCTTCTACGACTTTTGGTTCGGCGATTGATATGGACTTCAGCCCTGAGGGAGATTTATATGTATTAGAATATGGTTCGGCTTGGTTCCGCGGAAATGAAAACGCACGCTTAGTGAAGATTGAATACCAAGGTGGTAACCGCAAACCATATGTGGAAGCCTCTTCAGCTAAAAAAGCGGGAGCAGCACCATTCACAACGACTTTATCTGCAGAAGGAACGAAAGATTTCGACGGAGATAAGTTGACCTATACATGGACAGTGAAAAAGGCAGGCAAATTTGTGAAGAATTTAGCTGGCGCTAATCCAACCTTGCAACTGAGAGACGCAGGTAAATACGAGGTGATCCTAAAGGCATCCGATCCGAAAGGATTGTCGAATACGGCTTCTTTGGAAATCTTAGTAGGTAACGAAGCGCCAGTAGTGGACATCGCGGTGGAAGGAAATAAATCGTTCTATTTCGAAGGTCAACCTGTGAAATACGAAGTAAAAGTAGAAGATAAAGAAGACGGAACGCTCGGTAAAGGTATCGCCAAAGAGGCAGTTGCTACAACTGTTGATTACGTAGCATCAGGTTACGACCCGATCGAGATGGCCCAGTCACACCGCAAGGCAGATAGCGATTTATTCGCTTCGGCAGGTCTTCGTTTGATCAATGCGAGTGATTGTAAATCTTGTCACCAAATGTCTGTACGCTCTGTAGGGCCATCTTACAAAGAAGTGGCTGAGAAGTACAAAGGTCAAGATATGGTGGAGAAACTTTCTGACAAGGTAATTGCTGGTGGAATGGGCGTTTGGGGAGAACACGCGATGTCTGCTCATCCGAATATCTCGAAAGCAGATGCGAAAGCGATGGTGAACTATATCTTGAGTTTAGGAGATTCCAAAGCAAGTAATGCTATTGCTACTTCAGGAACCTTAGGTTTGAAAAAGCCAGCGGATCAATCGTCTTCGAAAGGGGTGTTCGTGGTTCGTGCGACATATTTAGATAAAGGAAACAAGAAAATGGCTCCAGTTCAATCGGAGAAATGGTTGTTCTTGCGTCACCCAGCCTTGAACGTGGAGAAAGCAGATATGACGAAAGGCATTTTGCAGTTAATCACGCCAGGTCGTTCGACGAACATGGTGGGTCAAAATCCTCACTTAGGCTACAAAGATTTAGATTTAACTGGAATCTCAACAATTGAAATTTCGGCTTCAGCACAAGCGCGTTCTAACGCAGCGGGTGGTGTGATTGAAATTCGTTTGGATTCACCTACCGGAACGGTCATTGGTCAAACAGCGCCGATCGAAGTGTCACAAGGTGGATTTGGTGGACCTCCTCCAGCAGCGGCAACGCCAGGAAAGGGTGCTCCACTAGGAACGGGAGTTGCGGCTCCAGCTTCAGCGCCTGCAGCTACAACAGCCCCTGCACCGTCAGCAGCTCCAGCGGCACCTGCGGGTCAAAGAAGAATGTCTGGTCCAACTGCTCAAAAAGTAGCCATCCAAGCCACTTCAGGTTCTCATGATCTGTATTTTGTGGCGGTAAACCCGAAAGCAACCGAGCAACAAATCGTCGTGCAGATCTCGGGTATTGAAATGAAAAAATAG